The following proteins are encoded in a genomic region of Acidobacteriota bacterium:
- a CDS encoding asparaginase encodes MTLLRSRLVVVCLGLLIVGTTAAAAAELPRVKMVATGGTISNRMGGRLTANELVAMIPDVQRFARPEFEQFSNVASSEITLDQWLALSRRLNDLFATQPDLAGLVVTSGTDTLEELAYFLHLTVRDERPVVVVGSMRNPSTVGYEGAANLLEAFRVAASPDARGKGVLVVLNDEINSAREVTKTDALRLQTFQSRTVGVLGVVDADRVVFYRGTVKRHTSRSEFDVSTITALPRVDVVMVYQDAPGDLIKAAVDFGAKGIVIAAAGAGATSGTQSDALSYAADKGAVVVTTTRAGSGRISGGRSMGAPPAAVIGATPAAPATVRASGSATGAGSQATGPAQAPRRRRAFVGGEDLQPIKARILLMLALTKTSDPAEIQRMFLEY; translated from the coding sequence ATGACGCTTCTGCGATCACGACTGGTCGTTGTCTGCCTTGGCCTGTTAATCGTCGGTACCACCGCCGCGGCGGCGGCCGAGCTGCCGCGCGTGAAGATGGTGGCCACCGGCGGCACGATCTCGAATCGCATGGGCGGCCGGCTGACGGCCAACGAGCTGGTCGCGATGATTCCCGACGTGCAGCGGTTCGCGCGGCCCGAGTTCGAGCAATTCTCCAATGTCGCGAGCTCCGAGATCACGCTTGACCAGTGGCTCGCCTTGTCGCGGCGGCTGAATGACCTGTTCGCCACGCAGCCTGATCTGGCCGGCCTTGTCGTGACATCCGGCACTGACACGCTGGAGGAACTCGCCTACTTCCTGCACCTGACCGTGCGCGACGAGCGGCCGGTCGTGGTTGTCGGGTCGATGCGCAATCCCAGCACGGTTGGCTACGAGGGCGCGGCGAACCTGCTCGAGGCGTTTCGCGTGGCGGCCTCTCCGGATGCACGAGGCAAGGGTGTGCTCGTCGTGCTGAACGATGAGATCAATTCGGCGCGCGAGGTGACGAAGACAGATGCGCTGAGGCTGCAAACGTTTCAGAGCCGCACCGTGGGCGTGCTGGGTGTGGTCGACGCGGACCGCGTCGTCTTCTACCGCGGCACCGTCAAGCGACACACGTCCCGCAGCGAATTCGACGTCTCGACGATCACCGCGCTGCCTCGCGTGGATGTCGTGATGGTGTACCAGGACGCGCCCGGCGATCTGATCAAGGCCGCTGTCGACTTTGGCGCGAAAGGAATCGTGATCGCGGCGGCCGGTGCCGGTGCCACCAGCGGCACGCAGTCGGACGCCCTCTCGTACGCGGCAGACAAGGGCGCGGTCGTGGTCACGACCACGCGCGCCGGCAGCGGCAGGATCTCGGGAGGGCGGTCGATGGGGGCGCCTCCGGCTGCCGTCATCGGCGCGACGCCCGCGGCGCCTGCGACCGTTCGAGCGAGCGGATCCGCCACGGGTGCTGGCTCACAGGCGACGGGCCCGGCTCAGGCTCCGCGCCGGCGTCGGGCCTTCGTGGGCGGCGAGGACCTGCAGCCGATCAAGGCCCGGATCCTGTTGATGCTCGCGCTGACGAAGACCAGCGACCCGGCCGAGATCCAGCGGATGTTCCTGGAATACTGA
- the hflK gene encoding FtsH protease activity modulator HflK — protein sequence MVGRIGIILLVVIGLFSTYYQISPDEVGVVQRFGRFIGKTEPGPHLKIPLIDTVTKVPVQRQLKAEFGFRTKVAGVRSTFEEATDETSGESQMLTGDLNVAVVEWIVQYKVKEPDKYLFKVRKLDSTNRYEETTFRDMNEAVMRAVVGDHSVNEVLTVGRELVQLEAKTQLQLLCDRYETGLEILQIVLQDVNPPDKVKPAFNEVNQAIQEKERSINEAWADYNQTVPNARGEAERAIRTAEGYALERVNNARGDVSRFVNIYDEYRKAPEVTRRRLYLETLNDVLPKTGRKLIVDANMKGLLPLLNLDTIKQEGKQ from the coding sequence ATGGTCGGCAGGATCGGAATCATCCTGCTCGTCGTGATCGGGCTCTTCTCCACCTACTACCAGATCAGCCCGGACGAAGTGGGCGTCGTGCAGCGCTTCGGCCGGTTCATAGGAAAGACCGAACCCGGGCCCCACTTGAAGATCCCGTTGATCGACACGGTGACCAAGGTGCCTGTGCAGCGCCAGCTTAAGGCGGAGTTCGGGTTCCGGACGAAGGTCGCGGGCGTGCGATCAACGTTTGAGGAGGCCACCGACGAAACCAGCGGTGAGTCGCAGATGTTGACCGGCGATCTCAACGTGGCGGTCGTCGAGTGGATCGTCCAGTACAAGGTGAAAGAACCCGACAAGTACCTCTTCAAGGTCCGCAAACTCGACTCGACGAACCGGTACGAGGAGACGACGTTTCGCGACATGAACGAGGCGGTCATGCGGGCTGTGGTCGGCGACCATAGCGTTAACGAGGTGCTGACGGTCGGACGCGAACTGGTCCAGCTCGAGGCCAAGACGCAGTTGCAGCTGCTCTGCGACCGCTACGAAACGGGCCTCGAAATCCTCCAGATCGTGTTGCAGGACGTGAACCCTCCGGACAAGGTGAAGCCGGCGTTCAACGAGGTCAACCAGGCGATTCAGGAAAAGGAACGCAGCATCAATGAGGCCTGGGCCGACTACAACCAGACCGTGCCTAACGCGCGCGGCGAGGCCGAGCGGGCTATCCGCACGGCCGAGGGGTACGCCCTCGAACGCGTCAACAACGCGCGCGGCGACGTGTCGCGCTTCGTCAATATCTATGACGAGTATCGCAAGGCGCCCGAGGTCACCCGCCGGCGGCTGTACCTCGAGACCCTGAACGATGTCCTGCCGAAAACGGGACGCAAGCTCATCGTTGACGCGAATATGAAGGGGCTGCTCCCGCTCCTGAACCTCGACACGATCAAGCAGGAGGGCAAGCAGTGA
- the hflC gene encoding protease modulator HflC, which produces MKTPIIAVVIVLALLTFWSALYTVSETEQAIITQFGELVGQAHTDPGLHMKMPFIQQVIRFDKRWLEWSGDPTQIVTKDKKFLSVETYTRWRVKDPILFYQRVRDERAAQSRLDDIVDGDTRNVVASNDLIEVVRTTDRKFAEIEEIADMGTAEASRPITTGRTKITQAILEKSRPIVAEFGIELVDVQIKRVNYVQDVQQKVFERMISERRRVAERSRSEGQGKAAEIRGQKERELKGIQSEAYRKAQEIMGKADGESTRIYAEAYSRDPELYQFLKTMETYRRTFGQDTTLILSTEGEFFKYLKQSR; this is translated from the coding sequence GTGAAGACCCCAATCATCGCCGTCGTCATCGTGCTCGCCTTGCTGACGTTCTGGAGCGCGCTCTATACGGTCAGCGAGACCGAGCAGGCCATCATCACGCAGTTCGGCGAACTGGTCGGACAGGCGCACACCGATCCCGGCCTGCACATGAAGATGCCCTTCATCCAGCAGGTGATCAGGTTCGACAAACGCTGGCTCGAGTGGAGCGGCGATCCCACGCAGATCGTCACGAAGGACAAGAAATTCCTGTCGGTGGAAACCTACACGCGCTGGCGCGTCAAGGACCCCATCCTCTTCTATCAGCGCGTCAGGGACGAGCGCGCCGCGCAGTCGCGCCTCGACGACATCGTGGACGGCGACACGCGCAACGTTGTCGCCAGCAACGATCTCATCGAGGTCGTGCGCACCACCGATCGCAAGTTCGCCGAAATCGAGGAAATCGCCGACATGGGTACGGCCGAGGCGAGCAGGCCCATTACCACGGGACGCACGAAGATTACGCAGGCCATCCTCGAGAAGTCGCGTCCCATCGTGGCCGAGTTCGGCATCGAACTGGTGGACGTCCAGATCAAGCGCGTCAACTATGTGCAGGACGTCCAGCAGAAGGTCTTCGAGCGGATGATCTCCGAGCGGCGGCGCGTCGCCGAACGATCACGTTCGGAAGGCCAGGGCAAGGCGGCCGAGATCCGCGGCCAGAAGGAACGCGAGCTGAAGGGCATCCAGTCGGAGGCGTACCGCAAGGCCCAGGAGATCATGGGCAAGGCGGACGGCGAATCCACGCGCATCTATGCCGAGGCGTACAGTCGCGACCCGGAGCTTTACCAGTTCCTCAAGACGATGGAGACGTACAGGAGGACGTTCGGGCAGGACACGACGCTGATCCTGTCGACCGAGGGAGAGTTCTTCAAGTACCTGAAGCAGAGCCGATAA
- a CDS encoding nucleotidyltransferase family protein, which translates to MVIGMILAAGASTRMGRPKALLPIGADTFVVRLARAFIAAGIDDLVVVTGPERDAVDATLVDARIPARVVENPGRDDGQLSSLHVGLALADKPGVEAVVVGLVDVPLVAAGTIAAVLEAYRRTHSPIIRPASHGRHGHPVLFARAVFDELRHADPALGAKAVVRAHDQDLVNVPVDDDGACADIDTPADYARLIGSASGT; encoded by the coding sequence ATGGTCATTGGCATGATTCTCGCGGCCGGGGCCTCGACACGGATGGGACGTCCCAAGGCACTCCTTCCGATTGGGGCTGACACATTTGTCGTTCGCCTGGCGCGCGCGTTCATCGCCGCTGGAATCGACGATCTCGTCGTTGTCACTGGTCCTGAGCGGGACGCCGTTGATGCGACTCTCGTCGACGCCAGGATACCGGCGCGAGTCGTCGAGAATCCCGGGCGCGACGACGGCCAACTCTCATCGCTTCACGTGGGACTCGCGCTGGCCGACAAGCCAGGCGTCGAGGCAGTGGTCGTGGGCCTCGTGGACGTGCCTCTGGTTGCGGCAGGCACGATTGCCGCTGTTCTCGAGGCCTACCGCCGCACACACTCGCCGATTATTCGTCCGGCGAGCCATGGCCGCCATGGGCACCCGGTGCTGTTCGCGCGCGCGGTGTTTGACGAACTGCGGCACGCGGACCCGGCCCTCGGGGCGAAGGCCGTGGTCCGCGCGCACGATCAGGATCTCGTGAACGTGCCTGTCGATGACGACGGCGCGTGTGCCGACATCGACACGCCCGCCGACTACGCTCGCCTTATCGGCTCTGCTTCAGGTACTTGA
- a CDS encoding cold shock domain-containing protein, with product MQTGTIARLLIDKGFGFIRDEAGLEHFFHRSSVRGAVFELLREGQRVEFVVEESQKGPRAGDVRLIEG from the coding sequence ATGCAAACCGGGACAATCGCACGCCTCCTCATCGACAAGGGTTTCGGTTTTATCCGCGATGAGGCCGGCCTCGAGCACTTCTTCCACCGGAGCTCCGTGAGGGGCGCGGTTTTCGAGCTGTTGCGCGAGGGCCAGCGCGTGGAATTCGTGGTTGAGGAGTCGCAGAAGGGACCGCGGGCGGGCGACGTTCGTCTGATCGAGGGATAG
- a CDS encoding redoxin domain-containing protein, with the protein MRPARLGLHVLVVLSMTATLAAQPSAATGAARLRFLFFQRDFATAVIEGEKLVAKSPNAAELKAWFVLNVVRGGDEKRAVALAEEMTTKKAQYAWSWFALAGALNYQRERPADAVAAGEKALTLLPGNADVIWIRAQTLANDEKRRDEAIAFVDGQRARVRNPAEILVTKGYALYMQSSGAARDEAKLKAALASFEEARQVDPTNLGAWYLPGSYLSGLRRSDEAYPLLKKAVELSPNSTDVHQALWRAINGSREFGADRKQQEVKTDVDAFLKAQGDRPAALYAVAMISRDMKWTDRQQETEEKILKDFPASVESEWVTAYRWRDLGSTMESAQSPEYRRILRDFVARPQHHLEGLLGEAYRNYFGVLSADKSSSGDELYRAAEGALKYETINPRVTWVGTALALADRKVHLADAERIARESIGVLKKKIDSQRSSYETPVEYERAVNWFTAMGHDALGWVLLAEGRTADAEKELLAAFELDPRSRSNLDHLGRYYLATKDETKAEDYFVKGLGVQAVGTNPCEASLRSLYEKRRGSLGGFDEYLSGLKDADRAKRKERVLAERVSAPAAVLPFNLKTLDGQPVSLDSLKGKMVVINFWGIWCGWCVRELPDYQKLFAKYAGDTGVVILTINNDRNPDDVPPWVAQKKYTFPVLIDDGYVDKVPLNTFPTTWFLDQQGRRVFEKIGWSEQLLEEFSWRIDAIRAARPPS; encoded by the coding sequence ATGAGACCAGCGCGACTCGGGCTGCACGTGCTCGTTGTTCTGTCCATGACCGCAACCCTCGCTGCACAGCCGTCCGCCGCCACCGGGGCCGCGCGCCTTCGGTTTCTCTTCTTCCAGCGCGATTTCGCGACCGCGGTGATCGAAGGCGAGAAGCTCGTCGCGAAGTCTCCGAACGCCGCCGAACTGAAGGCATGGTTCGTCCTGAACGTGGTCCGCGGCGGGGACGAGAAGCGGGCCGTCGCCCTCGCCGAGGAGATGACGACGAAGAAGGCGCAGTACGCCTGGTCCTGGTTCGCCCTGGCTGGTGCGCTCAACTACCAGCGCGAGCGCCCGGCCGACGCGGTGGCCGCGGGCGAGAAGGCGTTGACGCTGTTGCCCGGCAACGCGGACGTCATCTGGATACGCGCACAGACACTCGCCAACGACGAGAAACGGCGCGACGAGGCGATCGCGTTCGTGGACGGCCAGCGAGCCCGCGTCAGGAATCCCGCCGAGATTCTCGTGACGAAGGGCTATGCGCTGTACATGCAATCTTCTGGCGCCGCGCGCGACGAGGCAAAACTGAAAGCCGCCCTTGCCTCCTTCGAGGAAGCGCGGCAAGTTGACCCGACGAACCTAGGCGCGTGGTATCTGCCGGGATCCTACCTGAGCGGCCTTCGACGCAGCGACGAAGCCTATCCGCTGCTGAAGAAGGCGGTCGAACTGTCCCCGAACTCCACCGACGTGCATCAGGCGCTCTGGCGAGCGATAAACGGAAGTCGCGAGTTCGGCGCTGATAGAAAACAACAAGAGGTCAAAACGGACGTCGACGCGTTCCTGAAGGCGCAGGGAGACCGCCCGGCGGCGCTATATGCCGTCGCGATGATCTCGCGCGACATGAAATGGACCGACAGACAGCAGGAAACGGAGGAGAAGATCCTCAAGGATTTCCCTGCCAGCGTCGAATCCGAATGGGTCACCGCGTACCGTTGGAGAGACCTGGGCAGCACGATGGAGTCCGCGCAGTCGCCAGAGTATCGCCGGATCCTGCGGGACTTCGTAGCCCGCCCGCAGCATCACCTGGAGGGTCTACTGGGCGAGGCGTATCGGAATTACTTTGGAGTTCTGTCAGCCGACAAGTCGTCTTCGGGCGACGAACTGTACCGGGCGGCCGAGGGCGCGTTGAAATACGAAACGATCAACCCGCGTGTCACGTGGGTGGGCACGGCTCTCGCTCTCGCCGATCGCAAGGTGCATCTCGCCGACGCCGAACGCATCGCCCGCGAGAGCATTGGAGTCTTGAAGAAGAAGATCGACAGCCAGCGATCGTCGTACGAGACCCCAGTGGAATATGAGCGCGCCGTCAACTGGTTCACCGCGATGGGCCACGACGCGCTCGGCTGGGTCCTGCTCGCCGAAGGCCGCACGGCGGACGCCGAGAAGGAGTTGCTCGCGGCGTTCGAGCTCGATCCCCGGAGCCGGTCGAACCTGGATCATCTGGGCCGCTACTACTTGGCGACAAAAGACGAGACAAAGGCGGAAGACTACTTCGTCAAGGGGCTCGGGGTGCAGGCTGTTGGCACCAATCCCTGTGAGGCGTCTCTCCGATCCCTGTATGAGAAACGGCGCGGCAGCCTCGGGGGGTTCGACGAATACCTCTCAGGACTCAAGGACGCCGATCGCGCGAAGCGGAAGGAACGCGTGCTCGCCGAGCGTGTGTCCGCGCCGGCGGCCGTCCTCCCTTTCAACCTGAAGACGCTTGACGGCCAGCCCGTCTCGCTCGACAGCCTCAAAGGCAAGATGGTCGTCATCAACTTCTGGGGCATCTGGTGCGGCTGGTGCGTCAGGGAACTGCCTGACTATCAGAAGTTGTTCGCCAAGTACGCAGGCGACACGGGCGTCGTGATTCTGACGATCAACAACGACAGGAACCCGGACGACGTACCGCCGTGGGTGGCACAGAAGAAGTACACCTTCCCCGTTCTGATCGATGACGGCTACGTGGACAAGGTGCCACTGAACACGTTCCCGACGACGTGGTTCCTCGACCAGCAGGGGCGGAGAGTCTTCGAGAAGATCGGCTGGAGCGAACAGTTGCTCGAGGAGTTCAGCTGGCGCATTGATGCCATCCGAGCGGCCCGGCCGCCTTCGTGA
- a CDS encoding TonB family protein — MGGSLAGSLAIHTVVVGAFLWIALAPGPLVDVRHAPAVTGVVWLQQPGPGGGGGGGGNRSIEPPRKEKLAVPKQNMPDVQPVKLPEDALPAPDYLVPVKSQLDESLVGLNDVGASRGSGIGDGMGKGKGTGIGDGDGPGIGDGTDGGTGDGPRRPGAGIEDPVLKKEVKPEYTAEAMRAKIQGTAKLDCVVRADGTVGQCRVVRSLDSIFGLDQKAINAARQWRFLPARQSGKPVAMWVTIELQFTLR, encoded by the coding sequence ATGGGAGGCTCTCTCGCGGGTTCGCTCGCCATCCATACCGTTGTCGTCGGCGCATTCCTCTGGATCGCCCTGGCGCCGGGACCGCTGGTTGACGTCCGGCACGCGCCGGCGGTCACTGGTGTCGTCTGGCTGCAGCAGCCGGGGCCTGGCGGGGGCGGCGGAGGCGGTGGGAATCGCTCCATCGAACCGCCGCGCAAGGAGAAGCTGGCCGTACCGAAGCAGAACATGCCCGACGTTCAGCCGGTCAAGCTCCCTGAGGATGCGCTGCCGGCACCCGACTACCTCGTTCCCGTCAAGTCCCAACTCGACGAGTCGCTGGTTGGTCTGAACGACGTCGGCGCATCCCGTGGCTCCGGGATCGGCGACGGCATGGGGAAGGGCAAGGGCACCGGCATCGGTGACGGTGATGGCCCGGGCATCGGCGATGGCACCGATGGCGGAACAGGGGACGGACCACGCAGGCCTGGCGCTGGAATCGAGGACCCGGTATTGAAGAAAGAAGTCAAGCCTGAGTACACGGCTGAGGCGATGCGCGCAAAGATCCAAGGTACCGCGAAGCTCGACTGCGTCGTCAGGGCGGACGGTACAGTTGGGCAGTGCCGCGTCGTCCGCTCGCTTGATTCGATCTTTGGTCTCGATCAGAAGGCCATCAACGCCGCCCGCCAGTGGCGATTCTTGCCCGCCAGGCAGTCCGGCAAACCGGTGGCCATGTGGGTGACTATCGAACTCCAGTTCACGTTGCGCTGA
- a CDS encoding PadR family transcriptional regulator: protein MRSMPQIPTLPGKERLVLELLVSGGPMFGLQLVESSAHRLKRGTVYVTLGRMEQKGYVESEQEPRAAGAIGLPRRMYRATGLGERALRAWTVLAKELSWATER from the coding sequence ATGCGCAGCATGCCACAGATTCCCACCCTGCCAGGCAAGGAACGGCTCGTTCTGGAGTTGCTGGTATCGGGCGGCCCGATGTTCGGTCTTCAGCTCGTCGAATCCTCCGCCCACCGCCTCAAACGAGGCACGGTCTACGTCACCTTGGGGCGGATGGAGCAGAAGGGCTACGTCGAATCCGAACAGGAACCCCGCGCTGCGGGAGCTATTGGATTGCCTCGCCGCATGTATCGCGCAACGGGGCTCGGCGAACGAGCCCTTCGAGCTTGGACCGTTCTCGCCAAGGAGTTGTCATGGGCGACCGAGCGATGA
- a CDS encoding BlaI/MecI/CopY family transcriptional regulator, which translates to MTPTPPKPTDAELAILCVLWERGPSTVRQVQETLEQDRPTGYTTALKLLQIMTEKGLVERNASERTHVYWARRSEQQTQRQLVGDLVERAFDGSAARLVMQALATRRATPEELDEIRSLLDRHTGSDT; encoded by the coding sequence ATGACACCCACGCCACCCAAACCGACCGACGCCGAGCTCGCGATTCTTTGCGTGCTCTGGGAACGCGGGCCGAGCACCGTGCGTCAGGTTCAAGAGACACTCGAACAGGACCGGCCCACTGGTTACACCACGGCCCTGAAGCTCCTCCAGATCATGACGGAGAAGGGCCTGGTGGAACGCAACGCGTCCGAGCGCACGCACGTCTACTGGGCCCGCCGGTCCGAGCAGCAGACGCAACGCCAATTGGTGGGCGATCTGGTGGAACGCGCGTTTGACGGATCGGCGGCCAGGCTGGTGATGCAGGCGCTCGCCACCCGTCGTGCGACGCCGGAGGAACTCGACGAGATTCGCAGTCTGCTCGATCGGCATACAGGGAGTGACACATGA
- a CDS encoding M56 family metallopeptidase — protein sequence MIPESISPILGHPIARALGWALVHFIWQGALIGVAASVAFTMLRRTRGQARYLVGCAALMLMALAPVATTFVTLRAIDSTSAVPRGMGAPDTTAPVHQTSVPLDGHGTATEVRPGSSSGAQVSRAAVAAWIPSILAAWIVGVVLLSVRLAAGWTLLHRRLYHEHQMAAPTCQHRLARLSARMGITRRVRLLVSACAEVPCSVGWLRPVVLLPVSALAGLSPQQMEAILAHELAHIRRHDYVVNLLQTVVETLLFYHPAVWWVSHRVRVEREYCCDDWAVAMCGDTVGYARALAELEHLRQPSPSLVLAAAGGSLLTRVRRLLGAPDAYRGKGPQWEVAAVVLMLLIALTIGSQALDRQGATRPSADAPPAAPSSGARPSAGVPPAAISSVAPQGSALAVAPQAPTAVPVTAPGRVDAIDIAGDAWDQMPPAPPAPPSSPAPPPDPSGTPQVPPSPPAPPAPPAPPAPPAPPAPPAPPDPPARPEGFFARLGEWFDCLTGSGDWPWGSKPSQSRWSFSENGHGFDVRTSGTVVFTDDETDVKSISAGGYFTLTERNNGTTTYEVRAKADGSLERLWNGKPVGTEARAWLSRALPEFLRQSGFNAEARVTRLLAQKGAAGVLDEITALKSSYVKRIYFEKLFAKAKLDPATMARAIRQAGAEITSDYERASVLVDATKLGLPDDSCRLAFAEATRAMKSDYEKRRALSALIDAGPITPQVASVIVESARAMKSDYELAGLLVQVNRTQAMNPASADLALTLADGIKSDYERHRALSALLKGRTLDENTQTRLLESSARMTSDYELGGLLVELLRGQRLAGPSLDAFFKAVATIDSDYEHARVLKAALALPSPSAELRARVIQSVATMKNDYERANVLVAAAKGATFDAAMRKAFLDAADAIKSDYEKNRALAALARTQE from the coding sequence ATGATCCCCGAATCGATCAGCCCTATCCTCGGACACCCGATCGCCCGCGCGCTTGGCTGGGCGCTTGTCCATTTCATCTGGCAGGGGGCCCTCATCGGCGTCGCGGCCTCCGTGGCGTTCACGATGCTGCGCCGCACGCGCGGCCAGGCGCGCTACCTTGTCGGGTGTGCGGCCCTCATGCTGATGGCGCTCGCGCCTGTGGCCACGACCTTCGTGACACTGCGCGCGATCGACTCGACCAGCGCCGTGCCGCGCGGCATGGGCGCACCTGACACGACCGCGCCTGTCCACCAGACATCCGTCCCTCTCGATGGGCATGGCACCGCCACGGAGGTACGGCCCGGCTCGAGTTCGGGTGCGCAGGTGTCACGCGCGGCGGTCGCGGCATGGATACCGTCAATCCTGGCGGCGTGGATCGTCGGCGTCGTGCTGCTGTCGGTGCGCCTCGCGGCGGGATGGACCCTGCTGCACCGCCGCCTGTACCACGAGCACCAGATGGCGGCGCCGACCTGTCAGCATCGTCTCGCGCGGCTGTCGGCGCGGATGGGCATCACGCGCAGGGTCAGGCTGCTGGTGTCCGCGTGCGCGGAAGTACCGTGCTCGGTGGGCTGGCTGCGCCCGGTTGTGCTGCTGCCCGTCAGCGCGCTGGCCGGCCTCTCCCCGCAGCAGATGGAGGCGATTCTCGCGCACGAGCTCGCCCACATCCGCCGCCACGACTATGTCGTCAACCTCCTGCAGACCGTCGTTGAGACGCTGCTGTTCTACCATCCGGCCGTGTGGTGGGTGTCACACCGGGTTCGCGTGGAACGCGAGTACTGCTGCGACGACTGGGCCGTGGCGATGTGCGGCGACACGGTTGGCTATGCGCGCGCGCTGGCCGAGTTGGAGCACCTGCGCCAACCGAGCCCTTCACTAGTCCTCGCGGCGGCGGGCGGGTCGTTGCTGACGCGCGTGCGTCGCCTGCTCGGCGCGCCGGACGCGTACCGCGGCAAGGGACCGCAGTGGGAAGTAGCGGCTGTGGTGCTGATGCTCCTCATCGCGTTAACGATTGGATCGCAGGCGCTCGACCGTCAGGGCGCTACGCGTCCGAGTGCAGATGCACCGCCTGCCGCACCCTCGAGCGGAGCGCGTCCCAGTGCAGGTGTGCCGCCTGCCGCGATCTCGAGCGTGGCGCCGCAAGGCTCCGCGCTTGCTGTGGCACCGCAGGCACCGACGGCGGTACCGGTCACCGCTCCCGGCCGCGTTGACGCGATCGACATCGCCGGCGACGCGTGGGACCAGATGCCACCGGCCCCACCGGCGCCGCCATCTTCCCCGGCTCCACCACCCGATCCGTCCGGGACGCCACAGGTGCCACCGTCGCCGCCAGCGCCACCGGCACCGCCGGCTCCCCCAGCGCCACCAGCACCGCCAGCGCCACCGGCACCACCGGATCCCCCAGCACGGCCCGAGGGGTTCTTCGCGCGTCTTGGCGAGTGGTTCGATTGCCTTACGGGCTCCGGCGACTGGCCCTGGGGTTCAAAACCGAGCCAGTCCCGTTGGTCTTTTAGCGAGAACGGCCATGGGTTCGACGTGCGGACCAGTGGAACCGTGGTGTTCACAGACGATGAGACCGACGTGAAGAGCATCTCCGCAGGCGGGTACTTCACGCTCACCGAACGCAACAACGGCACCACAACGTACGAGGTTCGCGCGAAGGCCGACGGATCGCTTGAGCGGCTGTGGAATGGCAAGCCGGTGGGGACAGAGGCGCGCGCGTGGCTGTCCCGGGCGCTGCCGGAATTCCTGCGGCAGTCGGGTTTCAACGCCGAGGCGCGCGTCACGCGCCTGCTGGCCCAGAAGGGCGCGGCGGGGGTGCTCGACGAGATCACGGCGCTGAAGTCGAGCTATGTGAAGCGGATCTACTTCGAAAAACTCTTCGCGAAAGCAAAGCTCGATCCCGCGACGATGGCTCGCGCGATCCGCCAGGCCGGCGCCGAAATCACATCCGACTACGAACGGGCGTCCGTGCTGGTTGATGCCACGAAGCTCGGCCTGCCCGACGACTCCTGCCGCCTGGCGTTCGCCGAGGCGACACGCGCCATGAAGTCAGACTACGAAAAGCGCCGGGCGCTCTCGGCGCTCATCGATGCCGGCCCCATCACCCCACAGGTCGCGAGCGTGATTGTCGAATCCGCCCGCGCGATGAAGTCGGACTACGAGCTGGCTGGCCTGCTCGTCCAGGTCAACCGGACGCAAGCCATGAACCCGGCCAGCGCGGATCTTGCCCTGACGCTGGCGGACGGGATCAAGTCCGACTACGAGCGGCACCGGGCGCTCTCCGCCCTGTTGAAGGGGCGAACGCTCGATGAGAACACTCAGACACGGCTCCTCGAGAGTTCCGCCCGCATGACATCCGACTACGAACTCGGCGGGCTGCTCGTGGAACTGCTCCGTGGACAGCGCCTCGCGGGTCCGTCGCTCGACGCGTTCTTCAAGGCCGTCGCCACGATCGACAGCGATTACGAACATGCCCGCGTCCTCAAGGCGGCGCTTGCCCTGCCCTCTCCGAGCGCGGAACTGCGCGCCCGGGTCATCCAGTCGGTCGCGACGATGAAGAACGATTACGAGCGGGCCAACGTGCTCGTCGCGGCCGCGAAGGGCGCGACCTTCGATGCTGCCATGCGCAAGGCATTCCTGGACGCCGCCGACGCGATCAAATCTGACTACGAGAAGAACCGCGCGCTGGCGGCTCTTGCCCGCACGCAGGAGTAA